Proteins encoded by one window of Archaeoglobus veneficus SNP6:
- a CDS encoding PepSY domain-containing protein → MRYMATALIILTGAVILVGCSDSREVQEDTGINVSQVTLPPTISYNQAIQVCNLTNLTHITLKNYDGRWEWSLTFAENGLIYHCRIDAKSGKVISTEGMNLPNLPNIQPPTPIPLKKIKIDEHAAFKAAIKNEEVVKWLTLHKNASIDRISLESSPKVTLWRIAWADESSFAVLMVAVNATSGELISVRGASFGGLK, encoded by the coding sequence ATGAGGTACATGGCTACGGCCTTGATAATATTAACAGGTGCTGTGATATTAGTGGGTTGCTCTGATAGTCGCGAAGTTCAGGAGGATACTGGTATAAACGTTTCTCAAGTCACGCTACCCCCGACAATTTCCTACAATCAAGCAATTCAGGTGTGTAACTTAACGAATTTAACCCACATCACTCTTAAAAACTACGATGGCAGGTGGGAATGGAGTTTAACTTTTGCCGAAAATGGGTTAATATATCACTGTAGAATTGATGCAAAAAGCGGTAAGGTTATAAGTACTGAAGGTATGAATCTGCCAAACCTGCCGAACATACAGCCCCCCACCCCGATTCCACTCAAAAAAATCAAGATTGACGAACATGCTGCCTTTAAAGCCGCTATTAAAAACGAAGAAGTTGTAAAATGGCTTACCCTCCATAAGAATGCAAGCATAGATAGAATATCTCTGGAAAGCTCTCCTAAGGTAACGTTGTGGAGAATTGCTTGGGCTGATGAAAGCAGTTTTGCCGTTTTGATGGTAGCCGTTAACGCAACAAGTGGAGAGCTAATAAGCGTTCGTGGGGCGTCTTTTGGGGGATTGAAATGA
- a CDS encoding ABC transporter ATP-binding protein, with translation MIETENLTKLYGNFRALDNLNLYIEENEIFGFLGPNGAGKTTTINLLMGMLQPTSGKIRISGIDVLRNPLEVKKICGYLPENVGFYDNLTAKQNLLYFSEFYKIAKGEAVKRVDELLERVGLNYAADKKVGEFSKGMKQRLGMAQALLNDPDVIFLDEPTSGLDPKGAADFRKLIRELAGEGKTIFFSSHILSEVKEICDTIGIILRGKLIVRGKLKELVKGKVKVLIETQPALNESLVKHLASKIELNGSKVILETEEDCRAELSKILCENGYLIKELRLMEPGLEEIYLKVIEEGEL, from the coding sequence ATGATAGAAACAGAAAATCTGACAAAACTATATGGTAATTTCAGGGCTCTTGATAACCTAAATCTTTACATTGAAGAAAATGAAATATTTGGATTTCTCGGGCCGAATGGTGCTGGAAAGACGACTACAATCAATCTGTTAATGGGTATGTTGCAACCGACATCGGGAAAAATCAGAATCAGTGGAATTGATGTACTTAGAAACCCCCTTGAGGTGAAGAAAATATGTGGATATCTGCCAGAGAACGTTGGCTTTTACGATAATCTCACTGCAAAGCAAAATCTTCTGTACTTCTCAGAATTTTATAAAATAGCGAAGGGTGAAGCCGTGAAGAGAGTTGACGAATTACTTGAGCGTGTTGGCTTAAACTATGCAGCCGACAAAAAAGTGGGTGAGTTTTCGAAGGGCATGAAGCAGCGTTTGGGTATGGCTCAGGCGTTGTTGAACGATCCCGATGTTATTTTTCTCGACGAACCAACTTCTGGCTTAGATCCGAAAGGCGCTGCGGATTTTAGAAAACTAATAAGAGAGCTTGCAGGAGAAGGGAAGACGATTTTCTTTTCCTCCCACATACTATCGGAAGTAAAGGAGATATGCGATACGATTGGCATCATATTGAGGGGTAAACTCATTGTCAGGGGGAAATTGAAAGAGTTGGTAAAAGGGAAGGTGAAGGTTCTTATTGAAACGCAACCGGCTTTAAATGAATCTCTCGTTAAACATCTTGCCTCGAAAATTGAATTGAATGGTTCAAAAGTAATTCTTGAAACTGAGGAAGACTGCAGGGCTGAACTCTCTAAAATTCTATGCGAAAATGGCTATTTGATAAAGGAATTACGCCTCATGGAACCGGGTCTCGAAGAAATTTATCTCAAGGTGATAGAGGAGGGCGAATTATGA
- a CDS encoding ABC transporter permease subunit, translated as MNVLVVAKKEFIDQITSKRFLTLLLAIVLITGFSMYSGAKSFKERAEAFYAGQIEEKPSVISIFSMMGSLGISSFGGFLGLIMGFDLITKEKEKNTLKTLLSHPIYRDSIINGKALGAFAALSLAVALTLGMALGIIVMFGILPSFNDLINIAKFGCVTLAYLFTFFSIALFTSTIAKDSGSSLLMAFGIFILLTAIVPLLGLFLSEALAGEAPPMPVSDGKIDQSIMEEYQQKFQEYWERRMAIMDFFTVLSPSANYQKLVSSLDERDLFGSRDVTKNVISFVALPVILFVLSYLRFLRMEI; from the coding sequence ATGAATGTGCTGGTTGTAGCAAAAAAGGAATTTATTGACCAAATAACAAGCAAGCGATTCTTGACATTACTCCTTGCCATCGTTCTTATTACAGGTTTCTCGATGTATAGTGGAGCCAAGAGTTTTAAGGAGAGAGCTGAGGCGTTTTACGCTGGACAAATTGAGGAGAAACCTTCGGTAATTTCGATTTTCAGTATGATGGGGTCACTGGGTATATCCTCGTTCGGAGGTTTTCTTGGCCTAATTATGGGCTTTGATTTAATAACAAAAGAAAAAGAGAAAAACACTCTTAAAACTTTGCTTTCACATCCGATTTACAGGGATTCGATAATAAATGGTAAGGCGCTGGGAGCTTTTGCAGCCTTGAGCCTTGCAGTAGCTTTAACACTTGGTATGGCTCTTGGAATCATTGTCATGTTTGGTATACTGCCTTCATTTAACGATTTGATTAATATAGCAAAATTTGGATGTGTGACACTGGCGTATCTTTTCACATTTTTCTCGATAGCGCTCTTCACATCCACAATAGCAAAGGATTCCGGATCGTCACTGCTCATGGCATTTGGGATATTTATACTACTTACGGCTATAGTTCCTCTTCTGGGCCTCTTTCTTTCTGAGGCACTTGCTGGGGAAGCTCCTCCGATGCCAGTCTCTGACGGGAAAATAGATCAGAGCATCATGGAAGAGTACCAGCAGAAATTCCAGGAATACTGGGAAAGGAGAATGGCTATAATGGACTTCTTTACAGTTCTTTCCCCCTCTGCCAATTACCAGAAGCTCGTTTCGTCACTCGATGAAAGAGATCTCTTTGGAAGCAGAGATGTAACCAAAAATGTTATCAGTTTCGTTGCCCTTCCGGTTATACTCTTTGTTTTGAGCTATTTAAGGTTTCTGAGGATGGAAATATGA
- a CDS encoding NEW3 domain-containing protein: MRFIVFAVVIAFILTGSVESGVKGVSAVPGETLTFTITVTNDFGSPVTYSLSYSAPDGFAGSFIFDGEEVTYLRLNANESKTIQFQLEVPKTAKEGTYLVWINAGGSFSFRIDIKMPEDPLEIIPSITGIRVEAGDKVSLPITLKNKINAQLEVDLLCVSPKNWSYRFLDGKNEVYRIIMEPNEKKDIVLEIETDSEAAVGEYTVKPCFNKQFVKISVYITKTHRGELGKIKLKLLGKDGRAVDFARIRAAGEVEETVFSSSEGEGLIELPQGKYNIEIVKDGFYKKEIKDVEVRAGKTTDIGIILLEKKPYYADIIVTNPKVSFTLGKGNPLFKFRIENKGYRDDSYKLSVLGLPERFYYRFKETPDSTEGISEVFIRSGESRDVYLEIVVPYNAKVGSYNITLYVNGFCGTISRNLTLSLKGEYVLKVEPFGGRYLITTEPGKVSEFKLIITNSGKGAAITNVKIDVRAPAGWDVFIEPKEIPAIQPGESMVTMLRVVVPADTIPSEYKLEVHVKSDQSAVQEDLRVVVKEKSYSLILGGMIILVSIVSLVLIFRKFGRK, encoded by the coding sequence ATGAGGTTTATCGTATTTGCTGTTGTCATTGCATTTATACTTACAGGTTCAGTTGAAAGCGGTGTAAAAGGAGTTTCTGCAGTCCCGGGAGAGACCTTAACTTTTACAATAACTGTGACCAACGACTTCGGCAGCCCTGTAACATATTCTCTATCGTATTCAGCTCCTGATGGCTTTGCTGGCAGCTTCATTTTTGATGGTGAGGAAGTCACATACCTCAGACTGAATGCAAATGAAAGCAAGACTATCCAATTTCAGCTTGAAGTACCGAAAACAGCAAAGGAGGGAACGTATCTGGTCTGGATAAATGCGGGGGGCAGTTTTTCTTTTAGAATTGATATTAAGATGCCAGAAGACCCTCTGGAAATAATTCCCTCGATTACTGGTATCAGAGTTGAGGCGGGGGACAAGGTGTCCTTACCAATAACTCTTAAAAATAAAATTAATGCTCAGCTTGAAGTAGATCTTTTATGCGTATCTCCGAAAAACTGGAGTTACAGATTTTTAGATGGAAAAAACGAAGTGTATCGGATAATTATGGAGCCAAATGAGAAAAAGGACATAGTACTTGAGATTGAAACAGATAGTGAAGCCGCGGTTGGTGAATACACTGTTAAACCTTGTTTTAATAAGCAATTTGTTAAAATCTCAGTCTATATAACTAAGACACACCGGGGAGAACTCGGTAAGATAAAGTTAAAACTACTGGGAAAGGACGGAAGAGCTGTTGATTTCGCCAGAATAAGAGCGGCGGGAGAAGTTGAGGAAACGGTATTCTCTTCTTCAGAGGGAGAGGGACTTATAGAACTTCCTCAAGGTAAGTACAATATCGAAATTGTAAAGGATGGTTTTTACAAAAAAGAGATAAAAGACGTTGAAGTCAGAGCAGGTAAAACAACAGATATAGGAATTATTCTCCTTGAAAAGAAACCATATTATGCCGACATCATAGTAACAAACCCTAAAGTGAGTTTTACACTTGGTAAAGGGAATCCTCTCTTTAAGTTCAGAATAGAAAACAAAGGTTACAGGGATGATAGTTATAAGCTCAGCGTCTTGGGATTGCCTGAGAGATTCTATTATAGATTTAAAGAAACGCCAGATTCTACAGAGGGTATATCTGAAGTGTTTATTAGAAGTGGCGAATCAAGGGACGTGTACTTGGAAATAGTTGTCCCGTACAATGCGAAGGTTGGCAGTTACAATATAACGTTGTACGTAAATGGTTTTTGTGGAACTATAAGCAGAAATCTGACTTTAAGCCTGAAAGGAGAGTATGTACTGAAGGTAGAACCGTTTGGTGGCAGGTATTTAATAACCACCGAACCTGGAAAGGTATCTGAATTCAAGCTGATCATCACAAATTCTGGCAAAGGGGCAGCAATAACGAACGTCAAGATAGATGTGAGAGCTCCAGCTGGCTGGGATGTTTTCATTGAGCCCAAGGAAATACCTGCCATACAACCAGGAGAAAGTATGGTTACGATGTTGAGGGTAGTGGTTCCAGCAGACACAATACCAAGCGAATATAAACTTGAAGTACACGTTAAAAGCGACCAGAGTGCCGTACAGGAAGATTTAAGAGTTGTTGTAAAGGAAAAAAGCTATTCGCTAATTTTAGGGGGTATGATTATTCTCGTCTCTATCGTCAGTTTGGTCCTGATTTTTAGAAAGTTTGGGAGAAAATAG
- a CDS encoding arsenate-mycothiol transferase ArsC, whose product MKKVLFVCVQNTCRSVMAESIFNSLAKEWKAESAGVEKADRLDDTAIEVIWKFGYSVDKERPRGLDEVNIEEYDFVVTVCSESCAAIPHKNVERWNIEDPKGKDIVIYERVFSEIEKRVKELLDRIED is encoded by the coding sequence ATGAAGAAAGTCCTGTTCGTCTGCGTCCAGAACACGTGCAGAAGCGTGATGGCCGAGAGCATATTCAACAGCCTGGCGAAGGAATGGAAAGCCGAATCTGCAGGAGTTGAAAAGGCAGACCGGCTTGATGATACTGCTATTGAAGTTATATGGAAGTTCGGCTATAGTGTCGATAAGGAAAGGCCAAGGGGGCTGGACGAAGTCAATATTGAGGAATACGACTTTGTTGTTACGGTTTGCAGTGAGAGCTGCGCTGCAATTCCGCATAAGAACGTTGAAAGGTGGAATATTGAGGATCCGAAAGGGAAGGATATTGTGATTTACGAGAGGGTTTTTTCAGAGATTGAAAAGAGGGTAAAGGAGTTGCTGGATAGGATTGAGGATTGA
- a CDS encoding helix-turn-helix transcriptional regulator: protein MVFGVVKDFVDGLFDKQSKNKPNPTSGQTDKSQASVLLKTLKENERKIVEALINYGEMTQAELAVRTGIPKSTLSRILQDLETRGIIIRYNSGMTKTVKLRGY, encoded by the coding sequence TTGGTTTTTGGAGTTGTAAAAGACTTTGTAGACGGATTGTTTGATAAACAGAGCAAAAATAAACCCAATCCAACCTCGGGACAAACAGACAAATCGCAAGCTTCGGTACTCCTCAAAACCTTAAAAGAAAATGAAAGAAAGATAGTTGAGGCTCTGATAAACTATGGCGAGATGACGCAAGCAGAACTTGCAGTAAGGACAGGTATACCCAAATCAACTCTTTCGAGAATATTACAGGATTTGGAGACACGGGGGATAATTATTAGATATAATAGCGGTATGACAAAGACTGTGAAATTACGCGGATACTGA
- a CDS encoding DUF523 domain-containing protein gives MSTDTTTSCSGDEQRSNAIVSACLLGLNCRYDGNSALNERVFRFLEGNKLNLIPVCPEQLAGFPTPRKKCEIKDGDGFDVVDGRARVFTEDGEDVTELFIRGAEETFRIARIVKAKVAVLKSFSPSCGAGRIYDGSFSGRTKEGWGVTAAMLRRAGIVVLSDLDV, from the coding sequence ATGTCTACAGATACCACTACTTCCTGCTCGGGAGACGAGCAGAGAAGTAACGCAATCGTGAGCGCGTGCCTTCTCGGCTTAAACTGCAGATACGATGGCAATTCTGCTTTAAACGAGCGAGTTTTCAGGTTTTTGGAAGGAAATAAACTTAATCTCATCCCCGTGTGCCCCGAACAATTGGCAGGTTTTCCAACTCCGAGAAAGAAGTGCGAGATAAAAGATGGGGATGGTTTCGACGTAGTTGATGGAAGAGCGAGGGTTTTTACGGAGGACGGAGAGGACGTAACGGAGCTTTTTATTCGAGGAGCCGAAGAAACATTCAGGATTGCCAGAATTGTTAAGGCGAAGGTTGCCGTTCTGAAGTCCTTCAGTCCATCCTGTGGAGCTGGCAGAATTTACGACGGTAGTTTTTCCGGCAGAACAAAGGAAGGATGGGGTGTGACTGCAGCGATGTTGAGAAGGGCTGGGATAGTGGTTTTGAGTGATCTGGATGTTTAA
- a CDS encoding class I SAM-dependent methyltransferase: MPFDPAKKHLLESEEYRKILPVEPFIEVISGIEIRRDVAVDVGAGTGHFTIPLAGIFRKVYAIEISMEMAEYLHKKAHDMGVTNIGVIVTERPPELKADFVLFANVLHEMEKIEEYLEWASKISSVVAVIDWKEDAPFGPPVSERINEEKMVEMLGKWFDVERKDVYRYHYFLLGRRAEK; this comes from the coding sequence GTGCCCTTCGACCCAGCGAAGAAGCATCTCCTCGAATCTGAGGAATATAGAAAGATCCTGCCTGTTGAGCCATTTATCGAGGTTATTTCCGGGATTGAAATAAGGAGAGACGTTGCCGTTGACGTCGGGGCAGGAACGGGACACTTCACAATCCCTCTCGCCGGAATTTTCAGGAAAGTTTACGCAATCGAGATAAGCATGGAGATGGCAGAATATCTGCATAAAAAGGCCCATGATATGGGAGTAACGAACATCGGTGTTATAGTTACGGAAAGGCCTCCAGAACTTAAAGCGGACTTCGTTCTGTTTGCAAACGTCCTCCACGAAATGGAAAAGATAGAAGAGTACTTGGAGTGGGCGTCGAAGATAAGTAGCGTCGTAGCGGTTATAGACTGGAAAGAAGATGCTCCCTTCGGCCCTCCTGTCAGCGAAAGGATTAACGAAGAGAAGATGGTTGAAATGCTCGGGAAGTGGTTCGATGTCGAGCGAAAAGATGTCTACAGATACCACTACTTCCTGCTCGGGAGACGAGCAGAGAAGTAA
- a CDS encoding metallophosphoesterase family protein, with product MRILALADIHGRKIEKPDYDVDVVFVAGDFTNADDPSFVEGVLDALSTTGAKIFAVPGNMDKKGVLEILENRGVSIHLKTVDVGGFTFVGLGGSNPTPFGTPFEMTDDEIEKELSKLSGDIAIFHPPPNGFFDWIGENSVGSMAVRKWMDEKKPKMLICAHIHEHQGVAKHNETLIVKLGTAMKGSAALIEIGEGFDPVIVRFVSI from the coding sequence ATGAGGATTCTTGCCCTTGCAGACATACACGGCAGGAAGATAGAAAAGCCCGATTACGATGTGGATGTAGTCTTCGTGGCGGGAGATTTTACAAACGCCGACGATCCGAGTTTTGTTGAGGGTGTTCTCGACGCTTTAAGCACAACGGGGGCAAAGATATTTGCAGTTCCAGGCAACATGGACAAGAAAGGAGTTCTTGAGATACTCGAAAATAGAGGTGTTTCAATACACCTGAAGACTGTAGATGTTGGAGGATTCACATTTGTTGGACTTGGCGGCAGCAATCCGACTCCCTTCGGCACACCATTCGAGATGACCGACGATGAGATAGAAAAAGAGCTCTCTAAGCTCAGCGGAGACATTGCAATCTTCCATCCTCCGCCAAACGGTTTCTTTGACTGGATCGGCGAGAACTCCGTTGGCAGCATGGCGGTAAGGAAGTGGATGGACGAAAAGAAACCAAAGATGCTCATATGTGCCCACATCCACGAGCACCAGGGCGTTGCGAAGCACAACGAGACGCTGATCGTAAAGCTTGGCACTGCAATGAAGGGCAGTGCAGCCCTCATAGAGATTGGAGAGGGATTTGACCCTGTAATCGTTAGATTCGTCAGTATTTAG